GCGGGGAGCCAATGGGAGGACGCCACGTCACCGGACTGACGTGCTCGGCGTCAGACCcacacctcctccgccgcgggaAGCACGGCTAGCTCGCGTTGACCGGCGGTCAACAGCTGGCtgtctcttttctctttcctcgtgccgtcgtggtcgtcgtcgccgttgcaCGGCCGGCTAACCCGGCTTGGCTATTTTATCCACttttgtcataaaattttagggtaTTCTATAGGCTCCAAGAGCTTTACCCCCACGTTAAATCTGCTATAGGATTTTGAGCCTATATTATATGGATGTATATATGTCgataatagataaattatagcttaaaaaaacaaggctgaaaagtaaattaagataaaaaattttaaatcaatttaagatataaatttttaattttagcttataaatagaaaccggaatgaaaagatgagactAGAATGCATGGAGGTGGCAAGAGAGAACACAGCGGAGCGCATCGATGACTATGGCTTATGGGTTCATGACAACTTGCTTCAATTGGTTTTCTTCGATTCAAAACTTTTACTTTCTCGTTTTTTACTTATCCGTTTCACTAATTGTTAAATCAAGTGTGTCTCTAAAGttctatagaaatattattttaggatcttatattaatctatttttcaaaacttttaaGCTAAATACTTAATCAATCACGTGTTTATCGATCTCTCCGTTTTCCatgctaaataaaaaaaaatgtgcaaaTGGCTCTGTGATCCAAAATGGCCAGGCCCATTACTGATTGGCCTAAATAGGCCCAACTAGAGAAGAAGCCTATTGCAACAGCCCTTACGCGGCCTCAGCCCATTTGGGGCCCAAAAGGCCTAAAAAGCCCACCACACCAGAGCCGACTCCTCTTCCCGTCCCTTCCGTCTCcggtggccgccgcgccgccgccgcaagacCCATCCGATCCCTCCACCTCCATGCGCAGCCTCGGCGTGGCCATGCAACGCTGCGGATCCTCGCTTTTCGCTGACTCACGTTGGCGCGGGGCGTGCATCCACATGGGGGAGCCTGAATTTGCATGCCTGCGAAACCTTCAGGGTTCAGCTCTAGTTGCCCCAGCCTGGCGAGCACTACTCCGGCTTCTGCAAGGTTCGCAACATTATTCAATTcagtagataaaaaaaaggagagaaatagAGAAAGATTTGTAACCTTGCAATCGATACCTGATTCCTATTCACCGACAGCGATTAAACTATGTGTTCAGTTCTTGATCTTGAAGCTCAGTGCGAAAACCTGCCGACTGAGAGGTAACTGAATCGCATGAACTAACTCTGCCCAAAAGGCTTCTCCAAAAAGGGCTTCAGATcaggttaaaaaaattgcatttttttagtttttttttacgcGTGACATGTTAGTTATGCTAGTTGCTGCTCCATGGTACGCTTGACACCTAAGAGTTAGAGCACTTGGGTTATAAATTATGCGATCGGTTGCTCTTTCTGATGATTAAGTTTCAGAAACAAGCAGAAAGGTGACTAGTTTATTTCCAAGAATGGGGCAATGCACAAGCAACGTTGAAGGTGATAGATCAAATAAAACCTGAGCCAGATAGTCTCAAGAAATCAAGATGAATACAGAATTGTTAAAGAAGGCCATGGGATGTGGCCTACATGGGTTGTTAGGAGCAACTCCCAGCACTAAGACGCCCCCCTCTCTGATTTTGATGAGGGAAccaactagctagctataccTCTTCCTTTCTAGGAGATGTTTAAGTTTCATTTTGTCCATGGAGTACCTTGCAAGCAAGACCCCATCTTCTACTTAAGCCACTCAATCCAATTCATttcttcctcctttttttACAACATGTTCCACACGCATAAACAGCGCAGATGCAGATGGATAAAGATGGCACATCTTTTTCACTCTGAATTTTGGTTCCAAACAGTTACTTCTTTTCGGCTTTTAGGAGGGGTATCAGCTGATgctacttttttatttgtatttgttgaCAGTAACTTGATTGACGAAATGCAAATGAGGAACAGTTAGAGGAGAATAATCATACTGGTCCAGATGATTCATTCTTAAGCAAGTTTAAGCAATGACATACAGCTGAAGTTACCTACTGTGTGAGAGCTAGTTAAGCTATTCTAGCATATAGGTCAGTTACAACTCAAAATTCCTATTTAACCAACAACCAGCATGAGCATGACAGGCAGCATCATTGCCCACTTCAAAAACCCACGTATGCTAGTGCCAAAACTGAATCACCAACACACTTATTACCCAGCGCAGAGCATGATTTCAGATATTATTGAGAGTGATGCAGTGACTGATTCACATAGTAACAGCTGAACAGGGCCTATTAGATGAAGGTAAGCACATCTGTTTTGACTGTCACACTCCTTTCACACCTGGCCCTGTTCAAAATATATGATCAttaacaaaacacaaaaaagaaTGTATTTTCTCATATTTCTGGTTAGACCAGTAATAGTGAAGCATGCATGTGGATAAAAACCCTTACATGCAGAACTTCTTATAGGCTCCTCATACAGGATATTTTTTCTGACCAATAAAATTGCAGCCTTTTAGGTTTTTGTACAACCGCACAAGCCATGTTTGTTCTTGTACACCAACACATGGCAGAGGTCTAAAAGACATGTTTGAAGTACAAAGGCAAGGCAAGCCAAAATAGTGCCCCTCAAGTTCTCCCTGCTGCAAAAATTCCTGCCTAGCTTTTGAGGCTTACCAATCAAGCAAGGTTGGTTGGATGTCATCGAGTGGGAAAGTGGGCACTCCCCTTCATCACCAATCCAGAAAGAAAATCTATATAACAGCCTGTTTCAGATGAAGAGTTTTCGAAGGAAAAGGAGATGGACCAATGTGGTTCCATTGCTTGCAAGAACGTGATGCATGCAGCTTGATCAAGAATGAACCAAGATTTATCGTGAGCTTGTGAGGCTAGTAGAACAAGGTGACAAGAACAGCTTATCGAAGCATAAGCAAAGATTTCTAGAGAGACTTGGGAAGTATAGAAAAGGTATGAACTTGTTACTTCCATCCTTTATTCTTTGTAATGTTTGCAGATAAGATAGTTTTTTCCTGATGTGTTGCATTATTGATGTAGAATTCATGTCTACTAGTAAAGTTTCCATAGCTTGACATATATTACTCATATACAAGTAGGCATCTATACAAGAGGTGATCTTATGCTAAACTTTCTCAGTGGATATATGATGTTCTTCGATAACTGTTAGTAATAGAAACTGTCCTAGAGATTTCGATCGACCCATTGATGTCagttagatgataaaacataaacttttAGGATGCAGGACACAATAGGAAGCATGACAACATTGGAATATACTCAGCTACAGATATTCGAAAACAGGACTAAAGATGCAGTACTTTGTACGAACTTACTGCTAATCTGCTATATCTATACATCCCTTCAGTTTTTTTGCATGTGCAGGCACAAGGAGGAATGGTATTGTTGAGTTTTCAGCAGAAAACATCAATTACAGAGGACTGTGGCAAGGAGATATGTTAAAGAGATGGGCAAGAAGGGAGGCTGGATCACTGCACTCAAGAAGGCTTTCACCACTAGTCCCAGGGATAAGCCAACAAATGTAAGTGGCACTGAAAATATTAACTGTAGTAATTACACATTTGATTTTCCTTTGAAAACCAAAATCCTCATTATGCTCAACACAAATCAAGCTATTCTCCCATTTCCAACTGACAAAGTTCTGGGGGAAAAAAAGTTTCTTTGCCCGGAAGCAACTCTTGCAAGCTGTATGCACATGTACATCAGAACATGAATACAGCGGTGTCGTAGCGACGAGAACACTGTTCTGTCCGAGTTCATATCCTGTCCATTGATCGTAGCTTTTTTTTGCAGATTTTAGAGTAATGGCGCTTAATGATTTTGGATTGAGATTTTATCGTAAGGTTTTGTAGTAGATGAGCAGTAGTGACAGGTGGTGATGTCAATGGTAGGTTCAGCTGGTAGCGCAGTattcgcagcagcagcagcacagggGCAGCGGCGCGCGAGACAAGAAGCGATGGGGCTTCGGGCGGTCGCGGCAGCACGccgagccggcgccggcgggggcgctgATCAACATCCCGCTGTACCGCGAGCCGAGCAGCATCGAGAAGATCCTCGTCGACGCGGAGATGGACCGGCAGTGCTACGGCCGGGCGCAGTACCAGATCACGCCGGCCAAGCCCGCCACGGTCACGGCGGCCacgccctccaccgccgccgcgtcgctccCAGCACCGGCGCTTCCGCTTCCGCCGGCGCGTGAGCGCCCGCGACAGCgggacgtcgacgacgacaagCCCGCCGTCGTGCTCCCGCtgcccccgtcgtcgccgccgccgctcatcaGGAGGTTCGATCAGGAcagggagcagcagcagaggctgcagcagatgcagcagCACACCCGCGCCGAGACCGAGTGGCGGCAGCCGCGGCACGCCGCcagggcggcgcgcgcggcgaggccgaggagaGCCGTCCCGCCggaccgcgcccgcgccgccgccgtcgccatccaGTCCGCGTTCCGTGGCTACATGGCGCGGCGGAACTACCGCTCCCTGCGCGGGCTGATCCGGCTGCAGGGTGTGGTCCGCGGGCCGAGCGTGCGTCGGCAGACGGCGCACGCCATGCGGTGCATGCAGATGCTCGTCCGCGTCCAGTCCCAGGTCCGCGCCAGCCGCGTCGAGGCCATGGAGCGCCGCAAcggccaccaccgcgccgccatgctccgcgacgccgcccgccgcgccggctcACAGGTAACAGCACGTGACagccccgccgcggcgccgccggtggcaTACACTTGGGTTTTGCTTTTCTCTCGTCGGCGTGACAGACTCCGGCCGTGGCGCGTGCGTTGCAGGACGGCGGCATATGGGACGACAGCTTGCTGAGCCGCGACGAGATGGACGCGCGAACGAAGCGGAAAGTGGAGGCCGTGATCAAGCGGGAGCGCGCGCTCGCCTACGCCTACTCCCACCAGGTACGGTGCATCCCGTGAGCCGcgaccgcgacggcgacgcggacgcggcgccggcggcgccggtgccagAACGTCAGGTGCACCGACGGCGTAGTACGTAGCGAAAGCGACGATTTTTGGCACGAAAAATGTGGTGACCGGCCAGCTAAAAGCATGGCGATGGTCGATGATTACGGTGTACCGTCGTTGTTAGTTGGTGTCGAGCTGAAATCgccatcttttttttcgttCACGACCTGAACACATCGCAGTGACTGactgtttggtttgttttgtgGTGTGTCGTTTTCGTGGGCAGCTGCTGAAGGCGACGCCGATGGCGGCGCACGCGATCTTGGCGGACCTGCAGTCGGGCCGGAGCCCGTGGTGGTGGACGCCGATCGAGCGCCGGCAcgagacggaggcggcggtagTACTGCCCCGGCGGCAACACGCGGAGCACGTCGGCAGGCAGGCGGCTCTCGCCGTGTCGCACCGGgagacggcggtgacggcggtgacggcgacggcgacgccggcgcggtCGGTGGCGTCGTCCTACTCGACGGCGAAGCCGAGGGCGACGCGGCCGGCGAAGGTGGCGTCGAGCTACGGCGGCGGGAGCATccgcgacgacgagagcctgACGAGCTGCCCGGCGTTCGGCGGCGTGCCCAACTACATGACGCCGACGCTGTCGGCGTCCGCCAGGGCGAGGGCGCGCGCGCAGATGCTGAAGAAGCAGCtggagaagcagcagcaggcggcgCAGGAGAAGCCGAGGTTCTCGTTCGGGCTCGGCCAGAGCATCGGCAGCTGGGCCAAGAGCCCCTTCTGgaagggcgccggcggcggcagcgtccAGCCGTCGATCTCCTCGCGCGtcggcacgccggcggcgtccgtggccggcggccggcaccGGCCGACGCGGTCGGTGAGCGAGCTCAGCGTCGACTCCGCCGTGTCCATGCCGGCCGGGCTCGGCAGGAGGCCGTACAAGTAGTCGGTTGCTTTGCTTCGAATTCGTTGCGACAtccatgtcgtcgtcgtcgttcgtCGTTCGTCCGTGCTTGGTTTGGTGTAATGGTATGGGTCGTCGTCGCATGACGCGTGCGGCTTGACGTGCATGATTCGTCGCGGTTTTGCGCGCGGTTTGCTGCCACCTTTTGTATGAACTTGGTCTCGTGAcgatttcgttttttttttttttttggaggggGTTGGTTTGCTGTGATGTAAAAGCTCGGCGAGTCGTCCGTGGAACAGATGCTCCGTGCGTTCATTGTGTCACGTGTGATGTCGTGGTTTTCTTCGTTTCCCTTTCGCCGTCCTGTTTGTTGGGAGATTTACGTTCCGTCTTTTcaattttacttatgtttgtatattaaaatataagttgatcatcttaaagtatatttttaactttcgagaatatttttaactttcttttttctcgaaCGTAAAAAAGCTTGTGCATTaatatattagaagaaaaGATGTGTTGCTACACAACGCAACAAGGGTAGACCGGTCTCGTGCAGAGACCCCTAAGGGGTGGGGCTAGAACAACTCAAACCAACGGGCTAAGGAACTAACACGACACCTGAGGGGGGCCATTACAACAACGCTACTCTTCCAACATGCCGCTAAAAGCCGATACGTCAGTAGCGAACCACAACTTGCCCTTCGAGCGGATGGTCTCCAGCACCACTAGGGCAGAAGATAGAGCATGGTTAAAGATCTTACGGTTATGCTCCTTCTAGAGCTACTAGGAAACGAGGAGGACAAGAGAGTCAAAATTGACCTTCAGATGCTCTAGAAGTTAGGCTCTTGATGATGGCCACCGGTTGTGAAGGCAGATATCCCTTGGAGGGGAAAGGGATGCCCAACCGGCGAGCGGCAACACATGATGCCATACCTATCTTCTCTTAGATAGAAGAGGAGAACGATGACCATTGAGCTAAGCtaatatttataactaaacaattacatatgttatatatatatatatatatatatatatatatatatataaataaatcaaaccgCGGTTTAACAAAAATTCCCCGAGCGGGTGCGAGTGACAATTTTTTATCTAGGTCCTTTCCACCTTTTGTAAGGGCAGCAAGggcctaaataaaaaatattgccagccgccgtcatcgtcgtccATGCCGGCCGGCTCGCCGTCTGCCAAGTAGGCATTTCGCCCTCTAGGAgagcggcaggaggttagatttgtaaatttttgaaatgaaaaaatattttgtaaattatttaataaataaaattcaaaattcaaaaaattccagaaagttaattattctaaCAGGCCTAGAACCCGGAGGCCAGCAGCTGAGCGATGGCCACAGCCCACAGCCCACCTCCGTTGCGGCGGCCCAGCAACATTTCGATCGCTCCCTCCCGCGGAAGCCAAACccaaaaatttctcaaaaactccgcgggaaaaaaaacaagaaaacacacgcacgcacacaccgcgcgcgcgccctcgTCTCCTCGTCTTCCCAATTCCCCATCTCAGCGTCTCGCGCGGCGCGAAGCCATTTTCGGGTTCCAAATCGGCGGGAAaactgcggcggcgagggaatCGCGCCATCGCTCGCTCGCGCCGCTTGAAAAGTATAGCCCcccatcccccccccccccccccccgcatTCCTCCTCCCCCTAATCCTCTTCCACTCCCCAGATCCCGCCTCCttccgccaccgagccgccgccTACAGTCGGAGCAGGTAATCCCGTCGCGCTCCTCGGCTTCGTCGGCGAGGCTTGATTGgcgtggagtggagtggagcaCTGGGATTGGGTCGATTTGTATTCTTGGTTGGATTGTATCGAGGGAGGGTTTTGTTCTTGTCTTGTGTTTGCCGTGGCCAATCGAACTCTGagtctttctttctcctcagTTTGTTCGTTTTCAGTAGGTAATTGGCATTTTTCCCCGAAGATACTTTagattttagaaatttggatACACCGGTGCCCTCGCGTTGGATCTGGCCCCGTTTTGTCGAACTCAAAACCTGCTTTTTAGGTGGGAGAATTTGGGATCTGAAGACTAACACCGagatatatttgatttgttcaTGAACGTCTTGACTGCAAGAACACTGATTTTATCTTTCTCTCCATGTGTATTCATCTTGATCCAGGTTCCAGAAGGGTGGGGTGCTTGTTCTTCCAAGGGCGTGGGTACATGAATGTGCTGTTCCTGAATCAGCAGTCGCGAGAACTGAATCCATCAAGTTCGCGCCTTTGCTGACCATCACCATTTCCCCTTCCCCGCAATGGAAGGCGGCAATCTTCTTGGCGTTTCTTACCCTGAGGCCGCCAACAATGTCGATGCCGAGCCACGCGACGATTTAGGGGCGTCACAGATGCAAGTAGATGGACCTGTTGCTCTCAACCGAGCTGCAGACCTCGAGCCGGTTGATGCGATGGCTATTGACGATGCCCCGGCTCAGGCATCGAGCCAACCGGCGCTGGAGAAGCAGTCTCCTCCTGCGCTGATGGACACCATCGTGGAAGTGCAGAAGCAGCTGAAGAGGAAGAGGGCCTCCAGTGGCCCGGCTCTTGCTGCTGCAGACAAGGATGCGCTTGTTGCCGGATGTCGCCAAGAGCTCGATGGACTGCTGGAGTATTACAGGGAGGTTTCTGGTCACATGATGCAATTCGAAGCCGGCAAACTGTCGACCAATGCTGCTGTTGGGTGCTTGCTGGAGGAGAGCAATCTTGGGTTGTCCAAGTTGGTGGAGGAGATATGCGAGAAGCTGAAGGGAATGGAAGGTGTTTCGGCGGCTTCGGTTCGAAGTTCTGTGCTGCTCATTGGGCAGAGGATGATGTATGGGCAATCTAGCCCGGATGCTGATGTGCTGGAAGATGAATCAGAGATGGCTCTTTGGTGCTGGGAGGTGAATTCTTGTGCTGCTTTATAAGTTCGTGCACTTGCAACAGTGTTTGACATGTGGTTTGGTGACTTAGTTCGTTTTTGTTCATTGGCAGGTAAGAGATTTGAAGGTGATTCCTCTGAGAATGCGTGGACCTCTGAGTACACGTAGAACTGCTAGAAAGAAGATTCATGAGAGGATTACTGCTATCTATTGTAAGCAAAACCTTCTTACTTAAGTCCTAGTCCACTTCCATTTTCTCAAGGTCTCCTTTATGGTTCACCACACTACCCTAGTGGATTGTACTAGTGATTCAATGGGTCAGATCCACTCTATACTAGAAAATTCCTCTCATAGTGTAGATAGTATTCTTTTGTAGTACATACTGGTATAGGGGTTAATTTGTTGTATGCGCTTAAGATCTGTGCAAAGATTAACCCAAGTCATATTTGTAtgaaatttctgaaattatCATGTAATCTATAAAAGTACCCACATAAATGATCTTTTAGATTTTATCCATACTAGTGCCCCTCTATTAGTATGGTGTGCTGTCAAAGAACCCTTTCTCAACACATGGTGGAAGTTTTATAAGAAATTAGCTTGTTTTCTCGTATAATTGCGTGGGAGCAATTATTACTTCGTTAAGTTGCAACTGTATTTGCTACATAAGTATCCTGTTTATCTCTGGAAAGGCAACCCCATTTCTTATATAGTTGTAGGGGTGCTCCAATTTATATTGGATTGATCTAATTTCCATATATGCTTTACGGTGAATATCTATTTGTCTAACTCCATACATTTCCTTTTCTGCTAACTGATTGACCCCACCTATTGCAGCTACTTTATCTGTTCTAGAAGCTTCAGGAGCTGAAGCTCAAGTAAATGATATCAGGAAAGTATCACTAAAGTTAAGCAAAGTACTGAACCTGGAAGGTATTAGATCATTGGTGGAAAGATTGGCACAAAAGAGCAACATTGAACGGTCTGTATCTTCTCTGCTATTTCTTTCTGTCTTAAGGATTTTCTTGCACATTTTTTATGACAGATGCACACATTATTTTAACCTTGAATCTCtggagttatatatttttcgttATTGACAAAACAGGGGTGCCAAAAATATTGGATCAACAGCTAAGGAGTCAATGCAAGAGATGGTGAAAAGCAATAATGATACTGGGATTACTGAGAATGTGGATAACTCTGAGCTGCAAAAAAACGTCTCAACTAATGTCAGTATTTTCTCCTGTTTTGTTCCTGAAATGATCATATGGATATCTTCTGTCAAATTTTTAGGATGATCACTGTGTTTGATTAATGATAATTTGGTTATGTCTATTGCAAAATTAGAGCTAAAAATCTTAGTCATGAGTTCACTTGATCTTCTTTGAACTATCAATGGCTAACTGTAACTACAAGCATATAGCTGAACTTGCATTATACTATTACTACAGTTTAttcttcaggaaaaaaaactatctgaAATAAGTGTCATTTACAGTAGGCATGCTAATCTTGGTGTTGTGGTCTTGAACTATTGTTATTTGAGTTATGTCTATAATTAATCCAAGGGATATATTGTTCAGTACGATGGTTAAATACTTTGTTTGTGGGGGCAGTGCAATGTGATGCCACAGTAGTTTAGCAAGGAAACTACATTAGTTTTATTTGCTAATGCTATGCTGCTGAATTTCAGGAAAAGGAAATTCAGAAAGCACAGAAACAAATTGAAAAGGAGCTAAAACAGAAGGAGAAAGAAGATGCTCAAATGAGAAAACTACAAAAGAAACAGCTGAGAGAACAGAAGCGGCGTGAAAAGGAAGAAGCTGAAAGGAAGAAGCAGCATAAAAGGCAGGAAGATGAAGCACTGAAAGAACAGAAGCGGCGTGAAAAGGAGGAAGCTGAAAGTAGAAAGCAACAAAAGAAGTCGCAAGAGGAAGTTGAGAAAGAACAGAAGCGCCGTGAGAAGGAAGCTGTACAACTCAAGAAGCAACTGGCCATCCAGAAGCAAGCTTCTATGATGGAgcgttttttcaaaaataagaaAGACACTGAAAAACTTGATAAATCTGGAGGAAAGGACTTAGCTGTTCAAACCATTG
This is a stretch of genomic DNA from Oryza brachyantha chromosome 1, ObraRS2, whole genome shotgun sequence. It encodes these proteins:
- the LOC102706801 gene encoding protein IQ-DOMAIN 14 isoform X2, with amino-acid sequence MGKKGGWITALKKAFTTSPRDKPTNLVAQYSQQQQHRGSGARDKKRWGFGRSRQHAEPAPAGALINIPLYREPSSIEKILVDAEMDRQCYGRAQYQITPAKPATVTAATPSTAAASLPAPALPLPPARERPRQRDVDDDKPAVVLPLPPSSPPPLIRRFDQDREQQQRLQQMQQHTRAETEWRQPRHAARAARAARPRRAVPPDRARAAAVAIQSAFRGYMARRNYRSLRGLIRLQGVVRGPSVRRQTAHAMRCMQMLVRVQSQVRASRVEAMERRNGHHRAAMLRDAARRAGSQDGGIWDDSLLSRDEMDARTKRKVEAVIKRERALAYAYSHQLLKATPMAAHAILADLQSGRSPWWWTPIERRHETEAAVVLPRRQHAEHVGRQAALAVSHRETAVTAVTATATPARSVASSYSTAKPRATRPAKVASSYGGGSIRDDESLTSCPAFGGVPNYMTPTLSASARARARAQMLKKQLEKQQQAAQEKPRFSFGLGQSIGSWAKSPFWKGAGGGSVQPSISSRVGTPAASVAGGRHRPTRSVSELSVDSAVSMPAGLGRRPYK
- the LOC102706801 gene encoding protein IQ-DOMAIN 14 isoform X1, whose product is MGKKGGWITALKKAFTTSPRDKPTNVQLVAQYSQQQQHRGSGARDKKRWGFGRSRQHAEPAPAGALINIPLYREPSSIEKILVDAEMDRQCYGRAQYQITPAKPATVTAATPSTAAASLPAPALPLPPARERPRQRDVDDDKPAVVLPLPPSSPPPLIRRFDQDREQQQRLQQMQQHTRAETEWRQPRHAARAARAARPRRAVPPDRARAAAVAIQSAFRGYMARRNYRSLRGLIRLQGVVRGPSVRRQTAHAMRCMQMLVRVQSQVRASRVEAMERRNGHHRAAMLRDAARRAGSQDGGIWDDSLLSRDEMDARTKRKVEAVIKRERALAYAYSHQLLKATPMAAHAILADLQSGRSPWWWTPIERRHETEAAVVLPRRQHAEHVGRQAALAVSHRETAVTAVTATATPARSVASSYSTAKPRATRPAKVASSYGGGSIRDDESLTSCPAFGGVPNYMTPTLSASARARARAQMLKKQLEKQQQAAQEKPRFSFGLGQSIGSWAKSPFWKGAGGGSVQPSISSRVGTPAASVAGGRHRPTRSVSELSVDSAVSMPAGLGRRPYK